The segment CAGAACGTGTACCTGCAATGCGGAAAAGACGAAAACGCCGTACGAATCTTAAATTTGCATTTTTAACAACCATTTTCTTATTCATCATCCTATTGCTTCTTTATTTTCAATCACCATACAGTGATATGAAGGAAATTAATATTCAAGGGTCTAATTTAAAGGATGAGGCTTACTATTTACATCAATCCGGCTTAGTTTTAGATGAGTCGATGTGGGGATTTAAAATAGATGATATTGAAAAAGAAATTGCTAAAAATGATTGGATCAAATCAGTTGAAGTACAGAGAAAGTTTGTCAATACGGTTCAAATTACCATTGAGGAATGGCATAAAGTTGCTTATATTTCCCGAGAAGGCAATTTTTATCCGATGTTAGAAAATGGCGATATTTTTAACGAATCAAGTGAAATGGTGCCAGTTGACGCGCCCATTTTTTTGAAGTTTGAAGATGAATCGTTACGAAAGAAAATATTGAAGCAGCTCGCCCTACTAAAACCGGAAGTGTTGTCACTAATTTCTCAAATAAATGCAAGCCCATTGGAATCCGATCCGTATGCGATTACTTTGTTTATGAATGATGGTTATGAAGTGCGTGCGGAAGTGAATACTTTAGCTGAAAAGCTGAATTATTATCCATCCATAATTGCACAAATTGAAAATGAGGATGCGTTTGAAAAAGGAATAATTGATATTGAAGTCGGCTCTTATTATCGCCCATTCTCGGAGGAATACGCAATCAATATTCCAGAGGAAGGCGAGGATATAGAGGGGGATGAACTAGATGATGAACAACAATCAACGGACTAAAAAAGCATCTCCTTTTACTCGGAAATACATGGTTATTTTAATAGTTTGTATTATTACAGGTTTTATCATTGGTTTTTCTTATAATTTATCGAAGGACAAGCGAACATTAAGCGCTAGCTCAACTTATTATGAACAGGAAAATCAGTATCGGGAAGAATTAATTGTGCAGCAGGAACGAAATAAGGAATTAACAGATGAACTGGCCGAATTAGAAAAAAAAATACGTAGCTATGAAAAAAAGTATTCTTCAAATGAAGTACAGTATGAACGAAATATAAAAGAAGCCCAACAACTGCGCTTATTGTTAGGGATTGACTCTGGCGAAGGAAAAGGTATTAAAGTTACTTTGCAAGATGCAGACTATAATCCTGCAAGCACAAACCCTAATGATTATATCGTGCATGAAAGTCATATTTTCAAAGTGCTAAATGAGTTAAAAATTGCTGGTGCTGAGGCAATTGCCATCAATGGACAACGCTTAAAGATGAATTCTTATATTAGCTGTAATGGGCCAGTAATCACAATTGATGGGAAGCAATATCCAGCACCCTTTGTCATTGAAGCTGTTGGTAAACAAGATATTTTATTATCAGCATTAGAGCTAACAGGTGGTGTTTTTGATCAATTACTAAATGAACGCGTTGTTGTGACATTTGAAAAAAGTGAATTAATTCAAATGCAATCTATAAACGAAGAAGGTTAGTACAGCATTCGGAGGATAACGTGATGACGAAAAAAATGTATCGAAACATTACAATTGTATCGTTCATCATTGGTTTTATGCTAGCTGTTCAATACAATACAGTACAAAATCCAACCGAACGAGATACACGAGATATTTGGGAAATCCGTCAAGAATTATCAGAAGAGAAAAAACGACATTCGGAATTATTGTCGTCAATAAGTTCCTTGTCGAGCACGGTCAATAAGTACGAGGACGCTGAATTTAATAACCCAGAACTGCTCTTGCAAGAGACTGTCAATGATCTGAAAAAGCAAGCCGGATTATTACCGATTAGTGGTCCGGGAGTTACGCTTACAATTGAACCATCTCAAGAGTTAATCCAATTTGGATATGAATTGAAGCCGATTTCTCCTGATTTACTTATTCGATTGACGAATGATTTATATCGAAATAATGCTCAGGCAATCGAAATTGATGAGAAACGACTGACATACAATAGTGCGATTCGTGATATTAACGGGAAAACAACAATTAATAGTGAACCAATTAAAAAAACAAATTTTGAAATAAACATTATTATGCAAACATATGAGCAAGCCCAAAAATTAACCAATCATTTATTAGCGTCATCCTTTCAAGATGAGTTTTTTATCGATAATTTAATACTTACAGTCCATGATGCCGAACAAAATGTACGAATTAATTCCACAGTTGAATTACAACAAAGTAAATATTTGAGTGAGAGGTAAAAGGGGTTGCGAATATGTGGTTACCACTATTAGGATTAATTTTTGGTGTAGTGTTAGGTTTTTTAACAGATATTCAAATTCCATCTGTTTATGAAAATTACTTATCAATTGCGGTATTAGCAGCATTAGATACGATGTTTGGTGGGATTCGTGCACAATTACAACAAGTTTATGATGATAAAGTGTTTATTTCTGGATTTTTCTTCAATATTTTATTAGCAGCAGGTTTAGCATTTTTAGGCGTACACATTGGTGTGGATCTCTATTTAGCCGCAATATTTGCATTTGGCGTACGTTTATTTCAGAATATTGCAGTCATCCGTCGTATACTATTAACAAGATTAGACAATAGACGATTGAAAAAAAGTGAAAACTCTTAAAATTAACGTTAAATTTTCATGACAAATTACTGTTTTACTTAGACAATCAAGTAAATTTGCAATAGAATAAAAAATAGGAGTAATTGAAGGAGGTGCAACAAGTTGAATCATCAAGAAATATATGTTTCTCTCGATATTGGTTCTTCATCCGTTAAGGTACTTATTGGAGAGATGAGTGATGATCAATTGCACGTAATTGGTGTAGGTCATGTAAAATCAACAGGTATCCGAAAAGGAGCAATTGTTGATATTGATGCTACCGTGCAATCAATAAACAAAGCTGTCGAGCAAGCTGAAAGAATGACAGGCATCAAAATTGATGAAGTTGTACTTGGTGTACCAGCTAATCAAACATTTTTACAACCTGTAAAAGGGGTTGTTGCTGTAAATGGCGAAAATAGAGAAATTACCGATGACGACTTAGAGCGTGTAATCGATTCCGCACAGGTAATGTCGATTCCGCCAGAGCGTGAATTAGTCAATTTAATTCCAAAACAATTTATCGTTGATAATTTAGATGAGATAAAAGATCCACGTGGAATGATAGGAATTCGTTTAGAAATGGACGCAACGATGATTACAACTTCGAAAACACTTGTACATAATGTACTTCGTTGTGTTGAGCGTGCAGGTTTACAAATTCGTGAAATCTATTTACAACCATTGGCGGCAGGTACATTTACGTTAACAGAAGATGAAAAAAATCAAGGAACCGCTTATATTGATTTAGGTGGGGGCTCTACAACGATTGCCTTATTCCAAGATGGACTATTAAAAAATACTGCAGTAATACCAGTTGGAGGCGAACATATTACAAAGGATTTATCCATTGTTTTAAAAACGCCAACAGAGCAAGCAGAAAAAATTAAAAAGCAATATGGACATGCTTTTTATGATGATGCATCCGACGAGCAATTATTTGAAGTACCAGTAGTTGGTACCGATACAACAGATCAATATAGTCAACGTTATATTGCCGAAATTATCGGAGTTCGTTTAGAAGAACTTTTTGAATTAGTTTTAGACGAATTAGCACGAATGGGCATTCAAGATTTACCTGGAGGCGTAGTAATTTCTGGAGGCGTAGCTCAAATTGAAGGAATTGCTCAATTAGCCCGCCAAGTAATGCTTACACGTGTGCGCGTGTTTACACCAAATTATATTGGTGTTCGTGAACCTGGATTCACGACATCTGTCGGATTAATTCGTTATGCGAATGCAGATGACAAGTTTTATGGTAGAAGTGCAACCAGTTCTGCACCTTCTTATGCGCCTTATCCTGCTCAATCAAATCCTTCTAAAAAACAAGCAAGTGTATCGGAGCGAGTAGAAAGCGACAATAAAGTTGGAGTTATTGATCGCGCTAAAAACTTATTAAATAAATTTTTCGATTAGAACGAAAATGAGGGTTGTCATAAATTAGGAGGAGAGACTATGTTAGAATTTGAAACGGGTATGGATCAACTAGCTGTCATTAAAGTAATTGGTGTAGGTGGCGGTGGTAACAATGCCGTAAATCGTATGATCGAGCATGGAGTCCAAGGTGTAGACTTCATCGCTGTCAATACAGATGCACAAGCTTTGAATTTATCAAAAGCTGAATATAAATTACAAATTGGTGGAAAGTTAACACGCGGTCTTGGTGCAGGTGCCAATCCTGAAGTTGGAAAAAAGGCAGCGGAAGAAAGTCGTGAACAACTTGAAGAAGTATTACGTGGTGCCGATATGGTATTCGTAACTGCTGGTATGGGTGGTGGTACAGGTACTGGTGCAGCACCTGTAATCGCTTCAATTGCGCGTGATTTAGGCGCATTAACAGTTGGTGTTGTTACACGTCCATTCACATTTGAAGGACGAAAGCGTCAAACACAGGCAGTTGGTGGTATTTCAACGATGAAAGAATCAGTAGATACGTTAATCGTCATTCCAAACGATAAGCTACTTCAAATCGTTGATAAATCGACACCGATGTTAGAAGCGTTCCGAGAAGCTGACAATGTTTTACGACAAGGTGTTCAAGGTATTTCAGATTTAATTGCTACGCCTGGTTTAATTAACCTAGACTTTGCAGATGTCAAAACGATTATGTCTGATAAAGGTTCAGCGTTAATGGGGATTGGTATCGCAGCAGGTGATAATCGTGCTGTTGAAGCGGCAAAAAAGGCCATTTCATCACCACTTCTTGAAACGTCAATTGATGGAGCAAAAGGTGTAATCATGAATATTACGGGTGGCTCGAACTTAAGTTTATTTGAAGTTCAAGAAGCGGCTGATATTGTTCAATTGGCTTCTGATGAAGAGGTTAATATGATCTTTGGTTCGGTGATCAATGATAATCTAAATGATGAAATTATCGTAACAGTTATCGCAACAGGCTTTTCAGATGACTTTAGCTCTCCAATGCCAACGCCAATACGTCCAGCACTAGGTGTACGTCAACAAGCGGCGTCTACACAGCCAGCAGCACCACAGCAGCAACAGATGCAACAGCCGCGTGTGCAAGAGCATGTTCAACAGGAAATGCCGCGTCAGCAAACGCAACAAAACTATCAACAAGAAGAAACATTAGATATTCCGACGTTCTTACGTAATCGTCGTAACCGATAAAAGGTTCAATATGTAGAGGTTGTTCTAGTAGTCTATAAATATGACTGCTAGAGCAACCTCTATTTTTTTATGTTCAAATAACTATGTGTAATTACAGAACTTATCATTTATAAATCCTAATCATTTTTTGAATATGAAATTAGTTTCAGCTACTCAATAAAATTCGTTCCTACAATACGGTTACAACTGCAAAATATGCCGTTTTCCCCCA is part of the Solibacillus sp. FSL K6-1523 genome and harbors:
- a CDS encoding cell division protein FtsQ/DivIB, which translates into the protein MEKVIDITERVPAMRKRRKRRTNLKFAFLTTIFLFIILLLLYFQSPYSDMKEINIQGSNLKDEAYYLHQSGLVLDESMWGFKIDDIEKEIAKNDWIKSVEVQRKFVNTVQITIEEWHKVAYISREGNFYPMLENGDIFNESSEMVPVDAPIFLKFEDESLRKKILKQLALLKPEVLSLISQINASPLESDPYAITLFMNDGYEVRAEVNTLAEKLNYYPSIIAQIENEDAFEKGIIDIEVGSYYRPFSEEYAINIPEEGEDIEGDELDDEQQSTD
- the ftsZ gene encoding cell division protein FtsZ, with product MLEFETGMDQLAVIKVIGVGGGGNNAVNRMIEHGVQGVDFIAVNTDAQALNLSKAEYKLQIGGKLTRGLGAGANPEVGKKAAEESREQLEEVLRGADMVFVTAGMGGGTGTGAAPVIASIARDLGALTVGVVTRPFTFEGRKRQTQAVGGISTMKESVDTLIVIPNDKLLQIVDKSTPMLEAFREADNVLRQGVQGISDLIATPGLINLDFADVKTIMSDKGSALMGIGIAAGDNRAVEAAKKAISSPLLETSIDGAKGVIMNITGGSNLSLFEVQEAADIVQLASDEEVNMIFGSVINDNLNDEIIVTVIATGFSDDFSSPMPTPIRPALGVRQQAASTQPAAPQQQQMQQPRVQEHVQQEMPRQQTQQNYQQEETLDIPTFLRNRRNR
- the ftsA gene encoding cell division protein FtsA, producing the protein MNHQEIYVSLDIGSSSVKVLIGEMSDDQLHVIGVGHVKSTGIRKGAIVDIDATVQSINKAVEQAERMTGIKIDEVVLGVPANQTFLQPVKGVVAVNGENREITDDDLERVIDSAQVMSIPPERELVNLIPKQFIVDNLDEIKDPRGMIGIRLEMDATMITTSKTLVHNVLRCVERAGLQIREIYLQPLAAGTFTLTEDEKNQGTAYIDLGGGSTTIALFQDGLLKNTAVIPVGGEHITKDLSIVLKTPTEQAEKIKKQYGHAFYDDASDEQLFEVPVVGTDTTDQYSQRYIAEIIGVRLEELFELVLDELARMGIQDLPGGVVISGGVAQIEGIAQLARQVMLTRVRVFTPNYIGVREPGFTTSVGLIRYANADDKFYGRSATSSAPSYAPYPAQSNPSKKQASVSERVESDNKVGVIDRAKNLLNKFFD
- a CDS encoding DUF881 domain-containing protein, whose product is MTKKMYRNITIVSFIIGFMLAVQYNTVQNPTERDTRDIWEIRQELSEEKKRHSELLSSISSLSSTVNKYEDAEFNNPELLLQETVNDLKKQAGLLPISGPGVTLTIEPSQELIQFGYELKPISPDLLIRLTNDLYRNNAQAIEIDEKRLTYNSAIRDINGKTTINSEPIKKTNFEINIIMQTYEQAQKLTNHLLASSFQDEFFIDNLILTVHDAEQNVRINSTVELQQSKYLSER
- a CDS encoding small basic family protein, with amino-acid sequence MWLPLLGLIFGVVLGFLTDIQIPSVYENYLSIAVLAALDTMFGGIRAQLQQVYDDKVFISGFFFNILLAAGLAFLGVHIGVDLYLAAIFAFGVRLFQNIAVIRRILLTRLDNRRLKKSENS
- a CDS encoding DUF881 domain-containing protein yields the protein MNNNQRTKKASPFTRKYMVILIVCIITGFIIGFSYNLSKDKRTLSASSTYYEQENQYREELIVQQERNKELTDELAELEKKIRSYEKKYSSNEVQYERNIKEAQQLRLLLGIDSGEGKGIKVTLQDADYNPASTNPNDYIVHESHIFKVLNELKIAGAEAIAINGQRLKMNSYISCNGPVITIDGKQYPAPFVIEAVGKQDILLSALELTGGVFDQLLNERVVVTFEKSELIQMQSINEEG